ATACTCATGCTAAGTGCTTACCTCTATATCTTTTAAAAGCTAAAGCTAAAGTCTTGATTATTACTAACAAAGTTTCATAAATTCTTTTCATACTTAAAAGATGaagtatccaatttttgatatatgtcaaagggggagagaagctAGAAAAttctaaagttaaaattaaattaagtgatTAAGGCGAAGCTATAACAAGGAGTGTTGTTATAAATGTTGCAATTTTACATTTCTTAACATGCCATTCATGTTCTTTTTCATTGCagtatgttttacttaactttgaattttgttgtcataatcaaaaagggggagattgttggtgagggaagcatcagacgatcaaacctgagttttgataatggcaaaggatttaaagttaaggttatttgttgccTAATGAGTTtaaatgagattgtaggaaagtcctaagtgttcttaggcaaaagccctagctgtggttaggaaGGTGGGAacccctatggggtggtaaccctaagtcctagggggtggtaatcctaggtggaaagtcttggcgggtcggagacTTCGGGCAAAAATCCAAGAGTCGGGggctctaggttgaaatcctagtgtcgcAAACCGGGTGGAAgcctggacgggtcgtggagcgaatgtccaacatgaagaccagaagcttcggacgctgagcaaaagtccagttgatctggaggatcaatctggcaaacaggtaacttctcctgagaggagtaggtgaagacgcgttccccgaagagggaatagtaggcatcagttcgacctaaggtttttgtgaaatctgaagtcagaaccagatagtccggagactgtcaaaataacttATTATATCTTATTTTATCGTGctaaactttgttttgcaaggtgtACTTTGTTTGTGAACTAATATGCATTGCAGGAAGAAAGTTGCACAAgagaagcctcggatgaacagtattcgaggcaccctccatggagcttagagatGCCTCAGGTGCATTGGTCGAAGACTCGCATAGCAAGGCGTGAAGGCGCATTCCAAggctgctggaggtgccttgaacgctacatggagggtgccctccatggagcttggagtcaccttcgggtggataagcagcgAGCGTTGTGGAGCTAATCAACGTGGCTGACTCAGGGCTGGAGGCgcctcctatggaggttggaggcgcgGTTCGAGTAGAAGCTAATATACACTTGATTTCAGCAACCTTTCTACCGCGCACTGCTCAAAGGACGATCCGACAAAGCTGTAACTTGACTCCGACAACCGGAAGCCTTCAACTCTCATTTCTTACTTGTCGGTACATTGTTATTTATGGCATTTAAAGTGTACTTTGATTTGTAAATATTTTGAAACTATAGTGatttcccatcgaaagcactcttacatgCGAGCCTTGGATTAGGAGTCGCCAcatgctccaaaccaagtaaaatcttggtgtttgtgtaTTGATCTTTATTTTCTACTACGATTactcaattatcttaaaaatgaaagtgaaagccacgaacgctattcactcccccctctagcactttacgATCCTACATAAAAAACAAAATTACTTGCAAAATAGATTTAGCACATATGCAtaaattaatttatgaattaGATCTTATTTTACCAAGATTAGGATTTAGTCTTGGTcttaacttagatttctaaaatggatctaagttaacATGTGCCTACAATCCCATTGGACttatcctcactagatctctctctTCTAGTTGTTTCCCGTCACTTACCATTTGCATATTTACTTGACGTCTGACCCACCATGTCTTCCTACTAGATGCCCCCGTCATGTTGTACACCACCGTTATGCCTTTGCCCatctctctcttttatttttattttcgtcTTCTTCCTCATTTCCTTCTTCACTTTCTCTTCTCTAATAGCAATAACCTACAGTTTTTACCTCTCCTCTTCTCAAGCATAAGAGCTTttgtttcttctcctttctcttctctagaAAGTAAGAAATGTAACATCAGCTGCTACCATCTTCTAGCAACATGTGCAACCTTTGTATCTTCTACCTCTTCTCATATTTTTTAGGATTTTGTTTGGCACCATAAGAATAGCCCTATTTTGTCTTGATTTGCTCTCTTTAATCATTACCGAGCTCACCAAAGCTAGTTGAGGTAGGTAACAAAGAAGGTAAAACTTTCCTCTTTAAtttacttcttcttccttatcTTCTCTCCTCTGTTATCACAAAAACAATggtcttccttttatttttttttgcaagcAGCTCTTTTTTGCTTTATTTAACCATAGTAAGAACAAGAGGAGTAAGTTATTCCTTTCTTCTTTCATGTTTcattaattgaagaagagttgtaaagtataaaatttattttttattaggtTGTTAGTTAGGATGATTATTTAAATTGTAATGAGGTCTCATATGTagaaattctttgactttgagttATAGATAAGTTACGAGGATCCTCGATTGTTTCAATTAGACTTAATCAAAGGCTAAGGTtgatattttcaaatttaagtttgtttttatctccttaaatttgaaatttaaagttTTGGATTGTGAAAATTGACCtaccaaatttttaaaaatttcaacttatattttaaaaatattttttagtttttaagaGTTGGATAATCTGATTttatattgtattaattttttaaatttattgaattcgGCTCCTGGTTGAAAATTTTGGCTACATCAATTCATATTGATCTATATAGGAGCATCGTTGTCTATGCTGGAGTTTGGTCGGTAGACATCCACTAAGTATCAGGCCAATCCACATTATCGGAGAAAGTTTCATTATTGGTAGTGAAAAAAATAACGTGGAGACACTCATTCTGAATGCATCCAATACGATTAAAACAATATAACTAAACTTGGAATGAGAGCAAAGTTCCttctaaataaatataaattagtcAGGAGGAGTAGAAGGAAACTTACACCTATGGATCCTTTCGGAatcaattaattatattataacaATTAAAGATATATTTTTGCCATTTCAAGCTTGATTTGGACCATTAATCGAATTGATGAGATGCTTAACTCCCATTAATTTCCAATTCCTCTCAGAATTTAAATGTGTTTCCAAATCTCACTTCCTTCCAAATTTTATTCAATTAATCTTATCATTAATTCCcattaattaaatttctttattctCTTGTTGaatttctctataaattatattcACGCACcagttgaaaaaaatatatatcttcattaattatcgcaATGGCAGCCATCGTTACCTTCTTCCGCCTCCTCTTACTGATCTGCTTCGTGCCGGCTCTTGTCCCACAGGACACTGTCTTTGACATTGAGTTGGTCCACCGCGACTCCCCCAAGTCGCCACTGTACAATAGCTCGATGACACCCTTTGATCGCCTACAGGCCGCCACTATTCGCTCAGTCAACCGAGCTAGCTACTTGGACAAGCGCATCACCATGAAGACCTCCGCTGACATGGAGATCGGCTTGCGCTATATTGAAGGGGAATTCTTTATGCTGATTAGCATGGGCATGCCAAACTCGCAATCTGTGTGGGGCATCATCGACACCGGCAGCGAACTAAATTGGGTTGACTGTGATGGCTGCCAATGCTCCAATAGGAACACCACCCTATTCAATCCTAATGCATCCCTCTCCTACAAGAAGTTATCTTGCTTTTCCGATGAGTGTAGGAGCTTGAGCATGGGTCGTTGCAATGATGATGAGATGTGCCAGTACCATGCCGCCTATGGCGGTGGCTCCAACGTCGACGGAATTTTATCCTCAGAAACCTTGCATTTAGCCTCATTAGATCCGTTCCAATTATTCTTAATTCCAAATATGACATTCGGTTGCAACTTCCGGTCTGTGAAGACTGGAATTGCCAACCCTAGCGGCATCATTGGGTTGCGCCCCAAGCCTCCATCTCTGATCCACCAGCTTGCCCCTAAGTACATTAGCAAGTACTTCTCCTATTGCCTGGACATGCTCGATGGGGGATTCAGTAGTAGGCTCTTCTTGGGACGCGGCAAACCGACGGTCGTCGGAAATAAGATCGTCACGCCGCTCAAGACGCAAGACAACTTCTACGCTGTGCAACTTAACACCATCTCGATCCCGGATGAGTTTGACATCTTCCTTACTACGAGGTCCAAGTTGAGCGCCGGAAACATCATCTTCGACTCTGGCACCGTCATGACCATGCTGGACAATGAAGTGGTGGACCAATTGGTGAGGAAATTGATGGATTACGTTAACTTGCAGACTGTGAGGATTGACTCATTCAAATTGTGCTTCACGGTGTTCTCGACAGAGGTAGAGGAGAGGCTGCCGGGGTTGTCGTTCTCGTTTGATGGGACATTGGGGAACTTCAGGGTGAGCCCTGAAAACTTGTTTAGGTGGTTTAGACGGAATGTGAAATGCATGGTGATATTGGGAAGGGATGGTATACAAATCTTTGGGAATATTATGCAGCAAGATATTTTGGTTGGACATGATCTAGAAAAAATGGAATTGACTATTATAGAGAAAAAATGTAGCGACTTATATAAACCCTAATAAGCATGTGTTATGTAATATGAAATGCTAAGTTGAgcattcatatttatatttatggTCATAAGTCAtggaatttcattgaaaggaaatgtgcatttattttttttcaatgattTAACTAGACAATTTAATTGATTAGAAGTAGTTTGATTgaatataattttctttctctctttgaaATGATACAAATTAACATTACATGTTATTTCAAATTAACATTACATGTTATTTCTAAATACAAGGAGGTGTTTGGAATTTTATATTAAGTTCATTCGAGTTCCATATCCAACTATTGAAAGTGTTAGCGAGGATGAATAATGACTCACGCTTTCATTTTGATTATTGATAGTGTACTCGTCTATAAGATGTTAATGcacaagaaaaaataaatgaATTTTATTTGATGGGGTATTTCTTCATAATAAAATGTTCTCTCTATTTCGTTGATCCAATATCAACAAAGTTATATTTGTTAGTAATGTACTAGAAAATATGGACAAATTGATCTAAAAAGTCAAGCCTTTATAAGACTCTGCCTCTATAAGACTCCTTCCTACACGACATTCCAATATGTAgtgttataaaattatttaacaaaaataatataatataagggATAATTTaaaggaaatatatttatatgaattaaaataaattattgaaaattttctatattttatatgaattttttaatatttcattGAGATAAATTTGGGTTTATATCCTATTTGAAATCTGAATTAATTGATtcagttaaattaagtttaaattcctaATTAACTTAAGTTTCCCTTTTATCCCTTCGCGTCTCTTCCCACACCCCAAGTGTTCGCGGTGTCATTTCATCGCACGTCTAACCTGGTACCGGTCGCTGCTCATGTACAGCTGATGCCGGTGTCATgctcctccttcctcttctccccTATCGCCACCACTGGTTGTCGTGTCTGAGCAGCTACATTCTGCTTTTGCTGGCCGCCACCAAAAATCTCCGACGACGAACTCAACCAAATCATCATGTCCCGTGGCCACCTTTTTGCCACTATGCCCTCAACACCATGTTTTCATAGTCGTTGTCGTAGCCACCGGCGATCTTACAACTGCCCTTCCTTCTCAGCCGTGAAAATAATCCCTCATGGATGCATCTCCAGCAAGGTAAAAAACTAATTGTTgattttcattaattaaatgatttattgATTATAGTGTTGATTGACTAAGACTAATTACAGTAGtaattaaattgataattatttttttttagtatcCAAGCCTTCAGTTTAATTATGGTCTCACAGAAGTTCTCCATTAGTCATCTGAGTAACTCAGATAATTGCTCATGAAGATCCATCTTGTGCTTACAATTACTTAATTGATTTGATGTAATTaatgaaattgattaattaaagttGTGATTGTCCGTTTAAtagattaatcaattaattaataatgCTGGTAGGAGATTAATCTGACTTAGGATTAATCGTTATTAATgaatttaagtaattaattaattaaattttgatttgttGGCTACTTAAATGATTAATTAGTAACAATTAATGGTTTatcatttattagatttaataattacaacaacaaccaagtcttttcaCACTACGTGGAGTCGACTATAtgaatttccttaccatatatgttgTTTCATCATTATCGAAGGAGGTGCCGACGTCTGATTCGTCCTTCTTGGCTTTTAAAGCAATATTATTTGATTTCTATATTTCCTAAGAATCTATACAGCGAGGCTTGTGAAGTTCAAAGgttgaaattaagttttcaagAGTACATACCTCGAGGTTCTtaaagatgtagtaagcatctactaaggctgaccactcttgagttcttgaaaaagagttaagtgtgtaccttaaggAGTcatgatttgttaccttttctccgaggttgTTGAGCTAGGTGATCAGGTTTTTGATCCTTGCCTGAAGTTGGACTACCTTCTCTCCCTTGTCCATtcggaggttcgtcagttggcTTCGGAGGATGTCCCACTTTGTCAGTTTAGCTTCCGAAGTACCTTCCTGGAGCTCCAGGCATTTCTCCCAGAGACCTttggcagagtcgtagcttcTAATCAGGTTGACCTCTTGGGGTCGAAGAACGCTAagtagatgaaactctgcttttccattagccacaaagtcggcttgctccttcttcatctatGTGTACTCTTTTTTCTCGGCTCCGTGTTGATCtgtaggtgctacaaaatcacattttataattaaaagaatttcaaagtcattttaaaaaaaaacctccaTGCACTTCTTCCACattgcgaagtctccctcaaatttcgACGGATAGATGCTAGATTTGGCTATTTCTTTTGCTTCagatggtggttagtccttctaaagtgtgtctggctctaataccacttgctaGGATCCGTGCGGCCAACAaaagggggtgaattacccttcaaaaagaaaatgaaacgTTTCTCGATCTTTTGAAATATTAAAGCACTTCTATAAAAAagaattgataaattaaaaaagaaagaaCCTACCGATTTTACTTGGCTACatccgggaaggttgttaatccaagactttgaagcactaatcaaattctcctttcatcgtaggcggagaagcctcttacaagcgtTGAAAGCACACAAAGTAGTAGAACAATTAAAGAAACTTGTGTATAAGTGATTTTCAACTACTAggatcagggctatatttatagccctgttcGGGGCGTCTAGAAGGGTTCCAAACGCCTAGACATGGATAGAATTTTATTTGCATCACACCGGATCGTGACAGCGCGTATTTCGATAAGTTTCTTGGTTCGAGtgctcggaagggttccaggcgcccgaaccactTTCGCACTAGGCACCTCGTCAAGGCGCCCTACTGGACCAAactggtctgggtgcccggactctAATTAGCCTGAAGTTGACTTTTCATCTGAGTCTTCCGCTCCAGTTctgttcacttgggtgattttgttcatctggaatagagctcacccgaactcattttccggccttctcgagcagtcttccacctcaacttctcgtccctcagaaacttTGTCAGCCTtcttcttgtccgccagcgtactcttctgcagcacatcatctctcagacgcaccgaactcatcgactctctcctgtgttatccttctcgctagctgcgtctttcgctcgacctctTGTGCTcataaattcctgcacactcagacataagacatcaaaacacaacaggacctaactctaATTCGgctgaccacatcaaaactacctcggtGTACTAACATAACTCACTAACTACAATTccaaaatcatatatatatatatatatatagcccaCTTAAATTGCCATGATGTAAAGCAAGAGTAACCAAAAACATACCAAACCAAATTTTGAAATCATGCATATAGCCTACTAAATTACCATGATGTGAAGCAAGAGTAAACACAAGCACACCAAGCTAATTCTGAAACTTACAAATTATAGGAGCTGACATGGTATCATCTTCTAATAAACAAAAGAGCATAGGAATCTATAAAACCTGAAACCTACAAGTTATAGGATCTAATATGTATCATCTTCTAAGAACAAAAGAGCTTAAGAATCTATAAAATCCGAACCTTACAAATTTATAGAAGCTAACATGACATCATCTTCTTAAAACACAATAGAGCATAAGCATCTATAAAATCCGAAATCTACAAATTATAGGAACTAATATGGTATCATCTTCTAAAACAAAAGAGCTTGAGAATCTATAAAATCCAAAACCTACCAATTAGAGGAACTAATATAGCATTAAGCAAGGTAGAGAACATGAACAAACTTGTAAAGCAAGAACATGGTCAAGCATTAAAATTTAGTGAGGAAACTATCCCTTCAAGAAATACAAAATCCTCCATCTATACAAAACCATTTAGATCTTAGGAAAAGAACCTAAACTAGAGTATCATTCTCCCAAAAATAGCCAAGAGCATCAAACTATAGGGTCCAAATTTCACTAATTATAGAACTAACTAAAGTATAAATCAAGTAGAGAACATGCCTTCAATATTTTAGCTACCAACTCCATCTTCTTGACCTTTTCTTGTAGCTCTAGAGCCAGTGGAAGAAAGAATGGGGAGAGTGGATCTTTAGGGCTGGCAGAATTGGGAGAAGATGGAGATCTAGGGCTGATAGCTTCAAGCTTTGGGAGGTGGCGAAAAAATCCCATCACTTTGATGGGAGTACATTATATAGGTCTAGCCTCAACTTTGAATGTTTCCACCCTAATTACTTAGTCTTATAAATTTgactaagtcatataaatttttatatatgtactaagtcatataaattttttttatatataaaaatttatatccatacgttatataaatttttatatacatactaagttttataactttttataaaaatttatatacatgagttatataaatttttatatacttactaagtcatatataaatttatataaaaatttatacacatgggttatataaatttttatatacttactaagtcatataaattcatataaaaatttatacacatgggttatataaatttttatatttactaagtcatatacattttatatatactaagtaaaatgaatttttattatactaagtcatataaataaaaatttatatccatacattatataatttttatatacataCAATAAATTTATACACatgggttatataaatttttatatacatataaattttatatatactaagtcatatgaatttttattatactaagtcatataaataaaaatttatatccataCGTTATATACTTTTTTATATACATACAAAGTCTTATaactttttatataaaaatttatacatatgggttatataaattattatatacttattaagttatataaatttatataaaaatttatacacatgAGTTATGTAAAGTTTTATATActtactaagtcatataaattttatatatactaagtcatatgaatttttattatactaagtcatataaataAAAATTGATATCCAtacgttatataaatttttatatacatactaagtcatataaatttttatacacatAATAAAAATTCATATCCATGGGttataaaaattttgatatactTACTCAGtcatataatatttttatatacaTATTTGGATATAGTAAAAATTTGCATATATGAgacatataaatatataaaaaaattcagattttatatatatttatctcataaatatacatgtatatatcttaattaaatttcttctataaaatttatatgtaataaattttatacaaattcatgtccatataaatttttatatatacactaagtcatataatttttatttaaaaatttatccacatttgttatataaattttttacacTTACTAAGTCTTATAAATTATACACATATTTGGATATAAAATAAACTTTATACATATTTAGGTTCcaccatttttttttaaagtataatTGACCAATCCAAATTCCATAAATGTgagctaacttaattaattaaatccaactaaatctatctatttaaattattcaattcttaattaaatctaaattaatcaaatatatcctcttaattaaatcaatttagttgTGGACACTACGGGGATACTCAGCTATCGATCTACGATCTACATGCGATAACTCAATATCACTATCTGATCTCATGGGCAATTCATATACATAAAAATACAATAAGTATTAATTCTAACAACATGTATCTAAGTTTAACAATAACAACTACAATAGTAATAATCTCAATCAAGGAAATCTTAGTCATCTAGTCATAATATCTCATTTAACTCTCTAGTATCATCATGAATGTTGTAAACCAACAGGTTCAAAATCTAGTTATGGATGccaatacaaagaaaataacccaGTGGAATACTATATCCCTCTGCTAGGATATGCTATCTATCATGTATAGGTAGGAATAGTCTCGTTGACATATATACACCCGCATGAATATATGTAGGTACAAGCCTAAGTGTATAACTAGAATAGGATCTAAATGCGCAAGTATCAATCTATAACTATACTATGGTCTAGTAATATCATACATACTCAAACAATACATGTACAAAAATAAAGGAGACTGCATAGATATCAAAATAGATCAAAATATATGCTCAAGCAATAAAAGGTCAAACTCAAGAAGTAACCTAAAATATATATCAAGGTAAAATAATTATTACTTAATTAATGCAAATAACAAAATCATACACGGTCAAAAATCTAAAGAAGATAAGCATGAACTACCCACCTCTATCAAGTCAGCGAGTCTACCTCGATCTCAAATCCTACAAGTACAGGGTATGCAAAACTAAATACTAGTGAAATTCTAATATCCATAAATAACATATAAGTTAATCATTTATTCTCCTTTTGTAGCGGTCTAATTTTCTTAATCTTATTATCGCAAATCCTTAGTTTGAATAAAGACTTGTAAATCAGTAAATTGATCTATGACTTAATTAATCAATCTTGTTAATTAATTCATCTTCAATTAATAATTGAATCAATTAATAAACTTATTAATTACTCGATTAAttattaatgaatttaataattACTCAACTTGATAATAATCTATTAATTCCTtaatccaaataataattaaataattatttgtttCACACTAATCAAACTATAATAATTCATTTAGTTAGAATTTTAATCATTATTCTAGATATAAAACTACTATAATATATAGTACTTAATATATCATTTTAATCAaactactatatatatatatatatcatagctCGAGGTCGGTGTCATAGAGTCGGAGTACAGTAGTATCAAAAAGATGGCGTAGCAGAATGAGCTTGAAGGCTTATATCGAATCGATGTTTTGAGTGTTGGTCGTAGACTCCTTTTATACTGCATTGGGGATGCCTTGATTCATTTGGAGATCCTCCATGAGCTTTGATATGATTTGAGAATGTTGTTGTCTATCCTCTAGGGGGTGCCTTCAATGCTAATCCGGTGTCTCCAagtcacccgaggtgcctccaaggttGAAGTTGTATCTTCAAATTCTATCTACtctaaggcgcctctaagccATTCAAGGTATCTCAAACCTTTTACTTAGAATGCCCTCCATCACTCAGGGTGCTGGGTGTACTATTCATTCAaagttgattttttattttaaactcctgcaaaaacatgttagtctaaataacaaaattaccaacaaaatagagttagcacatatgCAAAAATTAATTTATACATGAGATCATGTCTTaccaagactaggatctagtttTGGTCTCAACatagatttccaaaatggatctaagttagaATAATGTCTGTAATCCCATTGGGACTTGttctcactagatctctctcctccagttgtttacctccacttaccatttGTAGACTTACTTGACATTTGATCTACTAGGTCTTCTTGCTAGATACCTCATATGGATTTCAATTAGTTGTTAGGTCttacagacccaactggacttcttgcAAGATATCAAGTCTTCTCTAACCTATCTAGGTTTTCTATAAGTTATATGGTCCTCCTAACCTAACTAGACTTCTACTTGATGTCAGGTCCTCTATGTCTATCAAGTCTTTCAACCTACACACTTAGTAAATAAATTAGAATACAACATGGCTTCACTTTGAaactttgacaatatcaaaatataggtttgatTCTGATGCTCCTTATACCaataatctcttcctttttaatatttgataacttggttcaaagttaaattaaataataacaatGAAAATATAATAATCGTAAAAATATCTCCCCAACAAATTAAACTCTCCCCCTAAGTTTAACATCCATTTTAAGAACATACACAAAAGATTTCAAACATTAACTTTTTAACCCTCATTTCTCACTTCTCCacctttgacacacataaaaaaaaactattgtttataatttttaaagcAAATTGTAAATAAATGACGTATGTTTCCAAGTTAATAATGTATTTTCAAAGAGtgcaaaatattttccaaaaatatgcatttcaaaaatattttcaagataataatatatttttttta
This genomic stretch from Zingiber officinale cultivar Zhangliang chromosome 7A, Zo_v1.1, whole genome shotgun sequence harbors:
- the LOC121999488 gene encoding aspartic proteinase CDR1-like codes for the protein MAAIVTFFRLLLLICFVPALVPQDTVFDIELVHRDSPKSPLYNSSMTPFDRLQAATIRSVNRASYLDKRITMKTSADMEIGLRYIEGEFFMLISMGMPNSQSVWGIIDTGSELNWVDCDGCQCSNRNTTLFNPNASLSYKKLSCFSDECRSLSMGRCNDDEMCQYHAAYGGGSNVDGILSSETLHLASLDPFQLFLIPNMTFGCNFRSVKTGIANPSGIIGLRPKPPSLIHQLAPKYISKYFSYCLDMLDGGFSSRLFLGRGKPTVVGNKIVTPLKTQDNFYAVQLNTISIPDEFDIFLTTRSKLSAGNIIFDSGTVMTMLDNEVVDQLVRKLMDYVNLQTVRIDSFKLCFTVFSTEVEERLPGLSFSFDGTLGNFRNQQKLNRNQKRICSAGIAYTTETEVAGIPAFETPSTGVYRSISLGFALVSFAGIEEQRLSLKMMKFCQSWIHH